gctggagccgaactgtagctgcacattacgggtgccgtaggtccttactgtgctgccattcacggccctcggggggggacccggtgccctgttgcgggtgtcgtaactcgtcggagttaagacgctgatctcggcaccggtgtcgaccaaaaaacagcatcccgacctcttgtcccacacatacaggaggctatcccgatggccagccgctgtagccaacagtggcggctggccctggcgtttcctgggaacttgcagggcgggcttctgcaccccactgctGGTGATAGAAGCACCATTGctcgttgggctccccacccctgcctccgGGGTtcgcgggctctgtggccgggcctggtctggtttgctgctgggagcgtggcttggtgatctgtgcgacggacgccccactcaccttcttggcattccacagcaagtccgcccaggctgccaccttccgggggggtcactgaaatccgcgtcggacagcagcaggcgtatgtcctcgggcagctgctccaggaatgcctgctcaaacatgaggcagggtttgagtccgccagccagagacaacatctcattcattaaagccgatggaggtctgtctcccaagccatccaggtgcagtaaacgggcagcccgctcacgctgTGAGTgtctgaaagtccttatgagcagggctttgaattccatgtacttgccgtctgccgggggcgactgtacgaactccgcgacctgggccgctgtgtcctggtcaagggagctcaccacgtagtagtaacgtgtcttctgaggttatctgccgaacatagaattgggcttctgcttgctggaaccagaggtgaggtctcagtgtccagaagcttggcagtttcaacgaaaccgcatgaacagatgcagcgtcgttcatctccggtccaaatatagtttggaccgttggggacaccaattgtagcggtgtgctacacgcagcgttgaaataacaacacggagtcggtaaactgcagttaaagtagattttattcaaacttcgcggcttcgctttaaagcctccctgatcccgccctccccgggcgcagatGCTGTTGGGGGAACGTACTCACAGtcccgcgcaggcttttccctttgttggtgaagcagacctggtgcccttttgggactgaCCTTTTTTGTGCCGgcatgctggctatttgtgagccggttcgagtgcgctaggaagtgggtcgccacaatacgcTATCAAAATGTTTGACCATAAAACAATTCTTTCAACTAATAGAAAGTTAAAACCAGGGACAATACTATTATAATTGATTTGCATTTTGTACTGACTATGAACTTTTACTGGGAAAGTTTGGAACTTGGTTTGAACATGATCTGTTAAATGTACCTTTGGTTACTAGGGGAAATCAAGGAAAATGGGATGATCTCAATTTTTAGAAAACAGGTACAGCTGGATggctactcctgcttctatttcttccaTTCTTTTGTAACAAAGATATGGAAGAATACAAAAGAACCCAAAGGCTAGTGGAAAGGATTAGTGCAGATTATGCCACTTAGAAAGGTGATGTCACCAAATATTCTATATAGATTTTGCTCTAAGGTCATCTGCCCAGGTACAGCTATGATCTCAGAAGAAAATGGCACAAAGCTTGACAGCAACTCACATTCAGTATAAAAATAAATTCTCACTATAAAAAGTGACTCAAAATATCTCCTCAAACTTCAAGGACAATTTTTCTTGGCTCAAAAAAAAATGACAGTATTTCAGAAACTCTGTAGTACAAGACCTATTGCCTATGCAATCTTCTGTTTGATAAAACATCCATTACCTTTACATAAAACATACCATTATGAATTAAGGGACCAAACACAATCTTGCAGAGTTGACATGTAGCAAAAATATTTATCAGTTGTGTGATAATGGTAAAATGACTAAGTGCAGGAAGAAATTagacaaaatggaaaagatgtATGTAATCACCAGAAAGAACAAAGTTTGAAAGAAAACGAAGTTTTAATGAGTCATTTGCGGTGGGTACTTACTCCAATCCAATAATCCCACAGGCTTTAGAACTAACCCTTCTTTTGACAGCCCAGTTAATTTGTTCCCCCTTCCCCCAAAAATTAGCCCATTCTAGGCTTTTGCCTTTAGTTACATGCCAATGGTTCAATCAACATTCCACAGTTCACTTTTAAGTTTATCTACTTTTTCAAAAGTGACTTTCATATTTTAAAAGCAGCAAACAAGTCCTGCCATTGGTATTTCAATGAAACAGAGACATGGACTGCAAAAGTCCATACATTAGAACTTGCAAATCTAGAATGAACAACTTCAATACTCAATCTacttaaattaataaaaatatagcCAACAAACAGAACCTGATGGCAAATTCATGCTATATTGTATGCATAGTGCAAGTCAATAAACTTTCAGACTTTGCTTCTCTGAAAATTTGTACTTCCAACAAATTGCTTTATAATTTTCCCCTTTAACATGATATCTTGCTAGTCGGCATTACAACAAATGACAACGTGCAAATGCTGCAACATAAATGGTGTTTTTtcaatagaatatagaacatattgAAATCTACAGATCAGTGATAATTTCTGGGATCATAGTTTGTCAAAGGAATGAATCCAAATTCTAGAAATACAATATTACAAGCTGAAACTGTTGGCTACTGGGAAAGAGCTCACAAAACAAAGTGATTAAATTTATTTTAAGACAACTAACATTCAGCAACAATAATTTACCAAATAGCTATCTATGGATTTAAGCAAATAGTTTGGATATGGAACACAACTTAGCGATGTTTTCCTATCCCAATATTTAAACAAACTTTAAACTAGCTTTTTTATCTCTCTAATTTGGGACAGTTTCTGAAACTGTACATACGTATAAACATGTAATGTATGTTCTTACAAACTATTTCATCCGAGTCTATACCAGCTCCCAGCACAGCAACCCCATTAGTTACATTCTCCCCGCTCATACTTCCCTCTGGCCATGCAGCTATTCTCTCTTTCAtgcccaccaacatcccctttTGGTTCTTTTGCTATGGAAGGTCAATTTACAGTAgttaattaacctaccagctcaCATTTGGGATGCGAAAGGAAACCAGGACATAAAAGAACAATCAAGTGAACTTTTTATTATCAGAAACAGTGTGCAATGTGCAGGAAAACACTTACACTTACCTTAAGTTGTCCAACTACCATACTCAAAATGCAATTATCAGGTGTGGGTTGATGGTCTTGTGCAGTTACCAGATGCCGTATGGTTCCAAATGGAaggctctgtttttttttaaaaaaaaattactgtttTAGCTGAGAAAACTGTTAAAATGAACACCCTATGTAGATTCTACCTGCATATTAAGGTCAGCAATAAGCTGGGCTTCACTGCTGACCATGATGTAAGTAGCCAATACAGAACCAAGTCGCTAAGTATAAACTTTATTTCTCTACAGATAGAAATTAAACTCTTTACAAAGTTTTTAACTGTTATgggttttaaaaaataaattttaatcaaAAAAACATTTGCTTTCTATCCATCTTCCATATTCAGCATTTTACTTTAAACTTAACTGCTCTATCTGCATCCTATTCATGCCAATTTACACATCCTAGGAATCAGTGCATCCAACCATTAAGAAACAACATTTACTTGCCCCATTCTACCATGTCCAAACCATGAAGTAATTGTAAAAGCATACTTACAATAAGTTTTTCCACAATAGCATCTTTACCTTGGTACCGCTGTGCTTCCCAAGAAAGGCAAGAAGACTCGatctaaaacaaaaacacaatTACTAAACCTGACAGCAGCAGGTTTTAAGAAAACAACAGTTTCTCTTTTAGAGAAAAAAATGTTTCAGAGACTACAATTAGGTAATCAGGGGCTATATCTTCCAACATTATGTCAGGTTCCCAATGGAAGACCAGACCAATGATCTCATTGCAAAAACACTAACTGGAACAAACATTCAGCAAAATATATCCTTTTTATTTAAATAATATGATATTTGGGCACCAGTCAACTTAAATACATTCAATATCAACAGCTGAAAAATTCTGAACAGAAAAGTTCAAAATATTTTCAATCACGCTACAATGACAAGTACACAAATTTTAAAGCTCTTGATAGCCATTACAATTAACCTATACTTCATTCTGCAAATCAGATAAATATCCAAGGCTTTCATGCTTTAATTAGAATGAAAGCAACTCACTCCCAATGCAATGAAACTACAATTTTGAATTAAAAGGCTCTAATAGTATCTTCATCAAAGATCCTGCATATTTTACGAACAGATGAACAGTACTTTTTCTTGGGAGAACACTATGCTTTAGATTAGTGTTAAAAGGAACCCATTTcatttacacaaacacacaatGGCCTTAAAATAAACCACAAATATACTTTTCTGTATTATCTGCCAAAATGCACTTTAAGTTCAGTAACATTTTCTCTTCACAATTCAAGTAAAAATCTCTATGGCTTCCTAGGCAAACTAGATTAGTCTATTAAAATGTTCCAGTTTTACTTCTGATAATTTTATCAATGATTTGCTTGCAATGAGTTATATATAATGCAACATAGTCCATTCATTTTATTGAAAAACTGGCTTTCAACTACTATAAATACTGTAACCAATGAAAAGCCAGAGGTCTAGAAACACAATTGTAAACTATGAAAAAATTGTCTTAGAAAAATGAATTGTGAAACATTGGAATATTTTTGAAAAAAAGCACTCATTGTGAAAGCAAATTTATTTTTTCCAATCATACCCCAGTGAAGAAAACTTACAAACAGTAGACAGAACTAAGTTCATACTTACATATAATGGTGCTAGTGAACCCCTATTTGAATCAAAAATTTTATAGTAATGGTCCACAAAGCTAGTTCCAATCTGCTCCCAAATAGGACTTTCGTTCATTCTGATCAGTCAGCCTCAAGCACTAAACAGATGCAAAGAAAAATATTTCAGCTTAAAATTATTCACTTTGTTAGAGACTTTTAGAACTATTCTAGACATTTTGTTGCTACCATGCTTCTACAATAATAAACAGATCACAGTGACTAGGGAAGCAATCCTAACTGTTTTTTCCCCATTAAACAAGCATAGCTTTCCCAACTACTGAATATAAGCAGAGGCATCCAAAATTATCTACACCATGGGATGTCAAAGATCAATTTTTGGCATATTGGCATCAAAATCCAACATTCTATTATAGAACAAATTTATATACAGAAAAGCAAAATTTTTCCCTgtctaaaaaaaatcacaataatgACACAACCTTGCAAGAACATTCAAGTGTTATTGACACCTTAATAAAATCAAGAGTTATTTAGAAATTTCACCTCTTCATTTACTGTCCTGCCATGGGCATTGTCTAAAGATAAAAACAGCTGCTATGGAGctaatgatggctttgtggccaaatttgcagattatacaaagcaattaggagaatgggcaaaacaatgtcagatggaatacagtgtagggaagtatatggtcatgcacactggttgaaggaataaaagcacagtctattttctaaacagggagaaaatggagcaaattcagaaatcagacatgcaaagggacttgggagtcctcgtccAGGATTCTGTAAcagtcaacttgcaggttgagtcaatgataaggaaggcaaatgcaatgttagcattcattttgagaggacaagaatataaaacaaggatgtgatgctgaggctttataagacattggtcagactgcacggagtattgtgagcagttttgagcccctcatTGAGAAAAGACATGCtggatttggagagggtccaaaggagattcaagagagttaatgtatgaaaagcatttgataacaCTGGGCCTATGCTTGCTAGTGTTTAGAAAAATTGGCAGGGGAgaggagtggggagagggggagagaggtggggaggagagagagaacctcATTGAAAAagtagatgtgggaaggatgcTTCTTATTCTgcaggaagtctaggaccagagggtacagccccaGAATAAAaaattgtccatttagaacagagataagaaatttctttagaTGGGGATGATGAATCTGGAATCCACTGCCACAAAGGGTGGTGGAGGACAAGCCATTTAAAGTGgaagctgataggttcttgattagtaggagtTCAAAGGTTACATAGGGTGAAGGCAAGAGAACGGGGAatgataaattagccatgatgaaacagtggagcagattcgatgggccaaattgtcTAATTCTACTTGTGTCCAATGGCTTTATAGAATCAATTTTCTTCCATTACATACTCAAACACGTGAAAAAGTTCCTAGCAAATCCAAGTTCCAATACTGGTTTTTATATAGCACCTATAAAGACCAAAGCATTCCAAGCACATTTTAGGAACATTattaaacaatttttaaaaatgtcaaaagctgtacaagaaaatctgcagatgctggaaatttaagccacacaaaatgctggaggaactcagcaggccaggcagcatcaacagaaaagagtaaacagttcacacttcgggccaagacacttcatcaggactggaaaaaaaagatcagaagtcacagcaagaaggtggggggatgggaggaagaagtataaggtgggaggtgacaggtgaaaccaggaggggggagggatgaagtaaagagctaggaagttgattggtgaaagagataaagggctggagaagggggaatctgacaggagtggTAGAAgacaagggaaggaggagtgagtgGGGTCAAAtgagaatggcaaagagaaaatctgcagatgctgaaaatttaagcaacacacaaattgctggaagaactcagcaagttattCGGAAGATGAAAAGGAATATCAAAAGTGGCAGGCAGAATTCATGTCAATAAGTGAGGTTTTTAAATCAAGTAAATTTTATAGGTTCACGCCTTGCGATGTGAAAGAGTTGAGAACTTTAAGCAACCCAACACGTGGCTACAAGCCACCAAAATACATGTATCATCAGAATTAATGAATGAAGCAAAATTTACATCTCAGTTAGATAAATAGCTTAAGGAAAGATGTGATCACGCAAGTTTGTGATCTCAGAACTTTTAAATAGCAAATAGAACGTTTTGAGCCAAATATACCGCTTCCACATTCTGATTTCCATCTTATTCTTCCCATTTTTTAATGCAATTAGATTTATAAGATAAATACCAAGGTTCTCTCAGAATGCAAGGTTATTTTCTTGCACACTACTGTTCAAAGTCAGCTTGCAGCTGCACCCTTGCATACATCTTGCACAAGAGCCGCCAACAGTTAAAACTTTACCTGCCCTAGGCAGGTAAATTACATCTGCAGCATCAGATCCAGCAGCTTAACTTTGGCTGCCAGATCTCCTGCAAGACACTGATATGTCCATCATTCATGTGGTCCAGTCAAATTTTCAGTGACTTTAACATGATATGTGCTGGAAAATTAATTAGCCAGAAGTAATAACAGCAATTCAAATTTATGGTCTTTTTTAGATTACACAATTCCATTAGAAAAGAATTGGATGATCAAACTTGTACAAGTACCTAATTGCACAGATGTAAACAGTTTCATAATGACTGACAATACAATAAGCAATCATACTTAACCAGAGTTCCAAATAAAATATTAAGGACTGTGCCCTCGTCTTACTCTTTCTttaagtccacaattaattcttcAGTCTTACTGACGTTGTATGCAAGGAGGTGGCTGcaacactactcaaccagctgatctatctcgctcctgtacaccttcgTCATCTGAAATTCTATCAGCAAATAcatatgtcatcagcaaatttatagatggcatttgagctgtgcctagccacacaatgaGGTGGGTACAGAATACTTGAAGATCAGCACCTGATCTTTCTTTGTCTTCAAACTTAGAGGGGCTCGGAAATTGGAAAAGATTGCGATGCCAATATTGCACTGAAATATGATTAACTTAGACAGGAATATGAAGACGACTGAGTTGCTGTTAATAAGTTTAACATAATctccttgcaattgaagattgatttAATTAAAGTTTGTTaacaattctgacaaataagcaatatCATGCCCAATATTCATGAGTTGATTATTGAATGAAGCAtttgagtcttcaaagaattttatcagttTCAAAAGGGGCAAAAAGGACAGTCTCATTTTGAGAGCTATCTGACTTCTGTGTGGAAACTGTTCAACAAAATAGCTGAGAATTGAAAGCTTGGGACTTGATATTGCTTATACTGTGCTAACAGTATTGAATGATTTGTACAGTAGGTCATTAAGGATTTTTGTGTCAAGATAttgtctgtgaattacacagtaaatggtaaacaCGTTAGGTACAGCTTTTTTCAAAAAAGTAATAATACACTGTAATTGATGATGCCTCATCAGTTGCACAACAGTGTTATCGAGCAGAATGGTCTTCTCTTTGAATCATTTTTTATGAAACTGAaatattgacccccccccccaccttgtctATGTTTCTAGACCCCTGgcaaataacaactcttgaaccatgctttcatcttttatgaagcgATCATCACCTAGAAGCAAAGATTTGTTCCATGacaaagttgactcatccaaatgctgaacaaattgtgttgtcCTAAGTATCTTGCACAATGTGCCTTCCACATACTCAGCCATTCATCTGTTTGTCTTTGAACACTGTTGCTGAACGGAATCACTTTAATTATTTGCTCTGCTGCTTATGCAAAACCATATACAAaacctcccttactgctggcaggattagttcttctccaattgtatggggctttccatttttagcaatgagcaatgaaGCATTGTACGAAGCCCACAAACTATCACTGTTCtgttgtgaagtgctggcaaacatgCTTTCATGAAGTGATTGAAAATAAGccattgtagcagtgtgctacacgcagcgctgaaataacaacacggagtcggtgagctgcagttgcaaaaagagatttattcaaacttcgtgggctcgctttaaagccttcctgatcccgccctctccgggtgggaatgctgtattcacagtcccatcccgcgcgcgggcttttccccttgctggtgacgcaggcttggtgccctctttgggacctgcctcaatgccggcctgcaccactttgtgagccggttcgaatgcgctgggaagtgggtcgccacataacccccccccccacaagaaccggtgatacaccccccccccaccccaatgtccacagtctgggtcggactctgtttgggtggtctgcctctgtgccggaatctcgaccggctgcgccaagtccacatgggccagtttgagtcggtccacagtgaaaacttcctctttccccccaatgtccagcacgaatgtggacccgttgtttctgatcaccgtaaacggcccctcgtagggccgctgtagcggtgcccgatgtccgccccgtcgtacaaaaatgaacttacagttttgcaggtctttgggtacgcaggtcgggttctgcccatgctgcgaagtgggtatgggggccaggttacggAGCCTCTCGTGTagcctgcccaggactgctgcgggttcttcctcttgcccccttggagctggtatgaactctcctgggaccaCAGGGGTGCACCTTACAGCAACTCAgctgacgaggcatgcagatcttctttgggcgccttgcagattccgagcaggacccagggaagctcgtccacccagttaggccctttgaggcgggccatgaaagccaacttcaggtgacggtggaaacgctccactagtccgtttgactgtgggtggtaagcagttgtgtggtgcagctgtgtccccaaaaggctggccaccatgaactgcagtgccagaaccgatgggaaatctgccaggactctggtgaagtaaTTGTCAGACAACGTGATGGAGTCtgggtgtggggccagcaactgggcttcacccagggagaacgtttgaaaagtctcggcgtggaccagtctcttccttagcaggtcgaccagtaggctgtgagctcgcaaaaaatccgctcc
The DNA window shown above is from Hypanus sabinus isolate sHypSab1 chromosome 17, sHypSab1.hap1, whole genome shotgun sequence and carries:
- the nutf2 gene encoding nuclear transport factor 2, with the protein product MNESPIWEQIGTSFVDHYYKIFDSNRGSLAPLYIESSCLSWEAQRYQGKDAIVEKLISLPFGTIRHLVTAQDHQPTPDNCILSMVVGQLKVDEDPVMGFHQVFLLKNINESWICTNDVFRLSLHNFS